One Frankia alni ACN14a DNA window includes the following coding sequences:
- a CDS encoding LLM class flavin-dependent oxidoreductase, whose translation MKFLASTLAARDVGGAAVTTTATATRSSPAAEHERERLRALVDLATWAEGVGYDAFGVGERHNPAFLSSAPAVLLGHIAARTSRIRLVTTVAVLSLADPVRAAEEYATLDQLSDGRLDLVIGKGNDPVSPGMFGVDAAELWDRLAENYELFRRLWREENVTWTGRFRPPLHGATTRPRPLQQPAPRVWHGSASSERSSDLAARWGDPLYSANGFRRTNHYLALVQRYRDRLVHHDHDPAATPLALGVHSPVITDRSQDALALARPAFAAFRDLPVARQNHFPFGSLEDFIDNGSALVGTADQIIEKLLDLHRRFGNQVLGIGVEGFFLTDPATTRAHLERFFAEVAPTLRAEVPSAVWTPEPPGPQDPGERRRLSAPPG comes from the coding sequence GTGAAGTTCCTGGCCAGCACGCTGGCGGCGCGCGATGTCGGCGGCGCTGCCGTGACCACGACGGCGACGGCGACGCGGTCGTCTCCGGCGGCGGAGCACGAGCGGGAGCGGCTGCGGGCTCTGGTCGACCTCGCGACCTGGGCCGAGGGCGTGGGCTACGACGCGTTCGGCGTCGGCGAGCGGCACAATCCCGCGTTCCTGTCGTCCGCCCCTGCCGTACTGCTCGGCCACATCGCCGCTCGGACCAGCCGGATCCGGTTGGTCACCACCGTCGCCGTGCTTTCGCTGGCCGACCCGGTCCGCGCCGCCGAGGAGTACGCCACCCTCGACCAGCTCAGCGACGGGCGCCTCGACCTGGTCATCGGCAAGGGCAACGATCCGGTCTCACCGGGCATGTTCGGCGTCGACGCCGCCGAGCTCTGGGATCGGCTGGCGGAGAACTACGAGCTGTTCCGCCGGCTGTGGCGGGAGGAGAACGTGACCTGGACGGGCCGCTTCCGCCCACCGCTGCACGGGGCGACGACCCGCCCGCGGCCGTTGCAGCAGCCGGCGCCGCGCGTCTGGCACGGCTCGGCGTCCAGCGAGCGGTCGAGCGACCTCGCCGCCCGCTGGGGCGACCCGCTGTACTCGGCGAACGGCTTCCGCCGCACCAATCACTACCTCGCGCTCGTCCAGCGCTACCGCGACCGGCTCGTCCATCACGATCACGACCCGGCCGCCACGCCGCTCGCCCTCGGCGTGCACTCCCCTGTCATCACCGACCGCTCGCAGGACGCCCTCGCACTCGCCCGCCCCGCCTTCGCCGCGTTCCGCGACCTCCCGGTGGCCCGGCAGAACCACTTCCCGTTCGGCTCGCTGGAGGACTTCATCGACAACGGCTCGGCCCTCGTCGGCACCGCCGACCAGATCATCGAAAAGCTGCTCGACCTGCACCGGCGCTTCGGCAACCAGGTCCTCGGCATCGGGGTGGAGGGCTTCTTCCTCACCGACCCCGCCACCACCCGCGCCCACCTGGAACGCTTCTTCGCCGAGGTCGCCCCCACCCTGCGCGCCGAAGTGCCCTCCGCCGTCTGGACCCCCGAGCCGCCGGGACCTCAGGACCCCGGGGAGCGGCGTCGTCTGTCTGCTCCACCGGGATAA
- a CDS encoding winged helix-turn-helix transcriptional regulator, with protein MRAKSAVGDGGGPSGDGDGPNGGVAGRKGSVVGRKGGAVGQNGGGPVDTRAATVLAIRDDATCRVREILDRVGDKWTLAVVSELGRGSHRFTELRRAVPGISQRMLTSTLRGLERDGLVRRTVHPVVPPRVDYELTELGRTLLDTAWALMSWALEHMDQIDDARQEYDGRREYDAGRE; from the coding sequence ATGCGCGCGAAGTCCGCCGTCGGCGACGGGGGTGGCCCGAGTGGCGATGGGGATGGCCCGAACGGCGGCGTGGCCGGCCGGAAAGGCAGTGTGGTCGGCCGGAAGGGCGGCGCGGTCGGCCAGAACGGTGGCGGGCCGGTCGACACGCGGGCGGCGACGGTTCTGGCGATCCGCGACGACGCGACGTGCCGGGTCCGCGAGATCCTCGACCGGGTCGGCGACAAGTGGACGCTGGCGGTGGTCAGCGAGCTCGGCCGGGGCAGCCACCGTTTCACCGAGCTGCGGCGGGCCGTGCCGGGCATCAGCCAACGCATGCTGACCTCAACCCTGCGCGGGCTTGAACGCGACGGCCTGGTCCGCCGGACCGTGCATCCGGTCGTCCCGCCGCGGGTCGACTACGAGCTGACCGAGCTCGGCCGGACACTGCTCGACACGGCCTGGGCGCTGATGAGCTGGGCTCTGGAGCACATGGACCAGATCGACGATGCCCGGCAGGAGTACGACGGGCGCCGGGAGTACGACGCAGGCCGGGAGTAG
- a CDS encoding TIGR03620 family F420-dependent LLM class oxidoreductase has translation MTTVNTATGPTAGTQAATVGAVSTARVVTETRRRLGRYGVWLAAATLLATPVAVQRRQFDRIERLGYGSLWGAEPPAGAPTGGREAFTQHALMLAATERIVVGTGIANVTVREPATMHTGAATLAEAYPDRFVLGLGGQQGSRPLTALGDYLRAVDDVAAWLLPAPRYPRVLAALGPRAHRLARDHADGVHPFLQPVAHTAAARAAVGPDRLVIPHQAVTLEADPATARGRLRAVFNAGAGAAESPYTSNYRRLGYGDADLSGARSDRLVDDILAWGDEAAVAARLGAHLTAGADHVLVHPFAADLPAAVDQLERLAPLLTGN, from the coding sequence ATGACGACGGTGAACACGGCGACGGGGCCGACGGCGGGCACGCAGGCGGCGACGGTCGGGGCGGTGAGCACGGCGCGGGTGGTCACCGAGACGCGCCGACGGCTCGGCCGGTACGGCGTGTGGCTGGCCGCGGCCACCCTGCTCGCCACGCCGGTGGCGGTCCAGCGCCGCCAGTTCGACCGCATCGAGCGCCTGGGTTACGGCTCGCTGTGGGGCGCCGAACCACCGGCCGGCGCGCCGACCGGTGGCCGGGAGGCGTTCACCCAGCACGCGCTGATGCTGGCCGCGACCGAGCGGATCGTCGTCGGCACCGGCATCGCCAACGTGACCGTCCGCGAGCCGGCCACCATGCACACCGGGGCCGCCACCCTCGCCGAGGCGTATCCGGACCGGTTCGTGCTCGGGCTTGGCGGGCAGCAGGGGTCACGCCCGCTGACCGCGCTCGGCGACTACCTGCGGGCGGTGGACGACGTCGCGGCCTGGCTCCTGCCCGCGCCGCGCTACCCGCGGGTGCTCGCCGCCCTGGGACCGCGCGCCCACCGGCTCGCCCGCGACCACGCCGACGGGGTGCACCCCTTCCTGCAGCCGGTGGCGCACACCGCCGCGGCCCGCGCCGCCGTCGGCCCGGACCGGCTGGTCATCCCGCATCAGGCCGTGACGCTCGAGGCCGACCCGGCGACCGCTCGGGGACGGTTGCGCGCCGTCTTCAACGCCGGGGCGGGAGCCGCGGAGTCCCCGTACACCAGCAACTACCGGCGCCTCGGCTACGGCGACGCGGACCTGTCCGGCGCACGCAGCGACCGGCTGGTCGACGACATCCTCGCCTGGGGGGACGAGGCCGCCGTGGCGGCGCGGCTGGGCGCCCACCTGACCGCCGGTGCCGACCACGTGCTCGTCCACCCGTTCGCCGCCGACCTCCCGGCGGCCGTCGACCAGCTCGAACGGCTGGCCCCGCTACTGACCGGCAACTGA
- a CDS encoding TetR/AcrR family transcriptional regulator: protein MRADARRNYERLLAEARVAFAEHGTGASLEDIARRAGVGTGTLYRHFPAREALLEAVLREEFQRLTASAGVAAAARPAGPALLAWLRELVAFNGTYRGLTAVLMQPLLDPASELHAACEAMRTAGGDLLRAAQQAGRIRPDVTVLELFTLVSGLSWAHEQTSAALPGSLAPDRLLHLTVEGLAPRPAQSGVMQSGVMQADAGR from the coding sequence ATGCGCGCCGATGCCCGCCGCAACTACGAGCGGCTGCTGGCGGAGGCCCGGGTGGCCTTCGCCGAGCACGGCACCGGCGCCTCGCTGGAGGACATCGCCCGCCGGGCCGGCGTGGGTACGGGCACCCTCTACCGGCACTTTCCCGCCCGGGAGGCGCTGCTGGAGGCGGTGTTGCGCGAGGAGTTCCAGCGGTTGACCGCCTCCGCCGGCGTGGCAGCGGCCGCCCGGCCCGCCGGCCCGGCGCTGCTCGCCTGGCTGCGCGAACTCGTCGCCTTCAACGGCACCTACCGCGGGCTCACCGCGGTTCTCATGCAGCCCCTGCTCGACCCCGCCAGCGAGCTGCACGCCGCCTGCGAGGCGATGCGCACCGCCGGCGGCGATCTGCTCCGCGCCGCCCAGCAGGCCGGGCGGATCCGCCCCGACGTCACCGTCCTAGAGCTGTTCACCCTGGTCAGCGGGCTGTCCTGGGCGCACGAGCAGACCTCGGCGGCCCTGCCCGGCAGCCTCGCCCCTGACCGCCTGCTGCATCTGACCGTCGAGGGGTTGGCTCCCCGCCCCGCGCAGTCCGGGGTCATGCAGTCCGGGGTCATGCAGGCCGACGCCGGGCGGTAG
- a CDS encoding MFS transporter — translation MTSSTPAPPRTDGARTAGWLPLVVVLAGTFVTFLDFFIVNVALPSIETDLAAGSATLSLVVAGYGLTFAVGMVTGGRLGDLHGRRRMFLVGLALFTLTSAACGLAPNAEVLVVARFLQGASGALLTPQVLAILGILYVGRRRGPAFAAYGFAMGIAGVLGQLIGGALIEADLAGSGWRAVFLINVPVGLLAMPAARRVLPESRGPRARLDLAGAALVTAAATLLILPLVEGRERGWPGWVWCCLAAAPAVAAGFVVRQRRLAARGGAPLIDLGLFRHRAFAVGTCVALGFALIPSSFFFVLALDLQQGRGYGALFSGIVFAAVGAGYMLAMFLAGPLGDRLGHRVLAVGALGVAAGGALLVATASAASALALVPGLAVTGLGIGLVLVPLSSTVLAGVDPRHAGAAAGVLAMAQQIGGALGVAVIGVVFFGAGTAEGAFTASLWVLVVVAVAVAGLTRLLRPRATAGWSGRVRAAGAEPGPGSAPTPTGRVTGAGSAAEQAGRVHGPVVGRPGALDRGDDRAR, via the coding sequence GTGACATCGTCTACGCCTGCTCCGCCGCGGACCGACGGTGCGCGGACGGCCGGCTGGCTGCCACTGGTCGTGGTGCTCGCCGGCACGTTCGTCACCTTCCTCGACTTCTTCATCGTCAACGTCGCGCTGCCGTCGATCGAGACGGACCTGGCCGCCGGGTCGGCGACGCTGTCGCTCGTCGTCGCCGGCTACGGGCTCACCTTCGCGGTCGGAATGGTCACCGGGGGGCGACTGGGTGACCTCCACGGCCGGCGCCGGATGTTCCTGGTGGGGCTCGCGCTGTTCACCCTCACATCGGCGGCCTGCGGCCTCGCCCCGAACGCCGAGGTGCTCGTGGTCGCCCGGTTCCTGCAGGGCGCGTCCGGCGCGCTGCTCACCCCGCAGGTGCTGGCCATCCTCGGCATCCTCTACGTCGGGCGGCGCCGGGGGCCGGCGTTCGCGGCCTACGGGTTCGCGATGGGGATCGCCGGGGTCCTCGGCCAGCTCATCGGCGGCGCGCTCATCGAGGCGGACCTCGCCGGCTCGGGCTGGCGGGCCGTGTTCCTCATCAACGTGCCGGTCGGTCTGCTCGCCATGCCCGCGGCCCGGCGCGTCCTGCCGGAGTCGCGCGGACCGCGGGCGCGGCTGGACCTGGCCGGCGCCGCGCTCGTGACCGCGGCCGCGACCCTGCTCATCCTGCCGCTGGTGGAGGGGCGGGAACGCGGCTGGCCGGGGTGGGTGTGGTGCTGCCTGGCCGCCGCGCCGGCCGTGGCCGCCGGGTTCGTCGTCCGCCAGCGCCGGCTCGCCGCCCGCGGCGGGGCGCCGCTGATCGACCTCGGCCTGTTCCGGCATCGCGCCTTCGCGGTCGGCACGTGCGTCGCGCTGGGGTTCGCCCTGATCCCGAGCTCGTTCTTCTTCGTCCTCGCGCTCGACCTCCAGCAGGGACGCGGCTACGGCGCACTGTTCTCCGGGATCGTCTTCGCCGCAGTCGGCGCCGGCTACATGCTGGCGATGTTCCTGGCCGGCCCGCTCGGCGACCGGCTTGGTCACCGGGTCCTCGCGGTGGGCGCCCTCGGTGTCGCCGCGGGCGGCGCGCTGCTCGTGGCCACCGCGTCGGCGGCGAGCGCCCTCGCCCTGGTCCCCGGGCTCGCGGTGACCGGGCTCGGCATCGGCCTGGTGCTCGTCCCGCTGTCCTCGACGGTGCTGGCGGGGGTCGACCCGCGCCACGCGGGCGCCGCGGCGGGGGTGCTGGCCATGGCGCAGCAGATCGGCGGCGCGCTGGGGGTCGCCGTGATCGGCGTGGTGTTCTTCGGTGCCGGGACGGCCGAGGGTGCGTTCACGGCGAGCCTGTGGGTGCTGGTCGTCGTGGCCGTCGCCGTGGCCGGTCTGACCCGGCTGCTGCGTCCACGCGCAACAGCCGGGTGGAGTGGCCGAGTGAGGGCGGCGGGGGCCGAGCCAGGCCCTGGCTCGGCCCCGACGCCGACCGGACGGGTGACAGGTGCGGGATCAGCCGCCGAACAGGCTGGCCGAGTCCACGGTCCGGTAGTCGGTCGCCCTGGTGCCCTTGACCGTGGCGACGACCGAGCCCGTTGA
- a CDS encoding ABC transporter substrate-binding protein: MGAALLAVGLGLLPAACGSDGGSAGAGGGSAGTASPAGSTATLPPGTKAAGAPVKVGFITAEGGSAISLPEVREGAQAAAAYANDYLGGIGGRPVQLVVCKSQEDAASARTCANEMVEQKVTAVNIGTTAFADSMVPVITGARIPYTTGVAASGAEFVTDGAFSWTGGFPATLGVMAQTAKDKGYKSVSLFVTDAPAVTAGANALGKPVFAKAGVGLDIVPIPVGTPDATSQVTAAIGKKPGAVILVGEGTFCSTVLKSLVAVNATQPKFVIQPCLSKTVEDAAPGALDGATLFTPGDTEGDNAESRLYRTVMGKYAPKTALDGYAVTGYQNLLGLVRALKGLTGDVTPASVASTLKAAKDVVLPAGDGLTFTCDGTAIPNLKALCSTGSVVATVKGTRATDYRTVDSASLFGG, translated from the coding sequence GTGGGAGCGGCGCTCCTGGCCGTCGGCCTGGGCCTGTTACCGGCCGCGTGCGGCAGTGACGGAGGCAGTGCAGGCGCGGGCGGGGGCAGCGCGGGCACAGCCTCGCCGGCCGGCTCGACCGCGACGCTGCCGCCGGGCACGAAGGCGGCCGGCGCGCCGGTGAAGGTCGGCTTCATCACCGCGGAGGGCGGCAGCGCGATCTCCCTGCCCGAGGTCCGCGAGGGCGCCCAGGCCGCCGCCGCCTACGCCAACGACTACCTCGGCGGCATCGGCGGGCGACCCGTCCAGCTCGTCGTCTGCAAGTCGCAGGAGGACGCGGCCTCCGCCCGCACCTGCGCCAACGAGATGGTCGAGCAGAAGGTCACCGCCGTGAACATCGGCACCACGGCCTTCGCCGACTCGATGGTCCCGGTCATCACCGGCGCCAGGATCCCCTACACGACGGGCGTGGCCGCCAGCGGCGCCGAGTTCGTCACCGACGGCGCCTTCTCCTGGACCGGCGGCTTCCCGGCGACCCTCGGCGTCATGGCGCAGACCGCCAAGGACAAGGGCTACAAGAGCGTCTCCCTGTTCGTCACGGACGCTCCCGCGGTGACCGCCGGCGCGAACGCCCTGGGCAAGCCGGTCTTCGCCAAGGCCGGCGTCGGCCTCGACATCGTCCCGATCCCGGTCGGCACGCCGGATGCCACCTCCCAGGTCACCGCGGCGATCGGCAAGAAGCCCGGCGCGGTGATCCTCGTCGGTGAGGGGACCTTCTGCAGCACGGTGCTCAAGAGCCTGGTCGCGGTCAACGCCACCCAGCCGAAGTTCGTCATCCAGCCGTGCCTGTCGAAGACCGTCGAGGACGCCGCCCCCGGCGCGCTGGACGGCGCGACGCTGTTCACCCCGGGCGACACCGAAGGCGACAACGCCGAGTCTCGGCTCTACCGGACGGTGATGGGCAAGTACGCGCCGAAGACGGCCCTCGACGGCTACGCAGTGACCGGCTACCAGAACCTGCTGGGTCTCGTCCGCGCGCTCAAGGGCCTCACCGGAGACGTCACCCCCGCCTCCGTGGCCAGCACGCTGAAGGCCGCCAAGGACGTCGTGCTGCCGGCCGGCGACGGGCTGACGTTCACCTGCGACGGCACCGCCATCCCGAACCTGAAGGCGCTGTGCTCAACGGGCTCGGTCGTCGCCACGGTCAAGGGCACCAGGGCGACCGACTACCGGACCGTGGACTCGGCCAGCCTGTTCGGCGGCTGA
- a CDS encoding NUDIX domain-containing protein, with amino-acid sequence MTALLDDVVARSRKAVAAGCLLRDAAGRVLLVEPTYKPNWEVPGGIAEPGESPRQTAQRELGEELGLDLPVGRLICVDHLAATPRRADALRFLFAVDGPPIPVDALALQAEEIRSARYCTAAEVAERAAARLARRIAACLAAPHLPVYLEDGDPAG; translated from the coding sequence ATGACAGCGCTGCTCGACGACGTCGTGGCCCGGTCGAGGAAGGCGGTGGCGGCCGGCTGCCTGCTGCGCGACGCCGCCGGGCGCGTGCTGCTGGTGGAGCCGACGTACAAGCCGAACTGGGAGGTCCCCGGCGGGATCGCCGAGCCCGGCGAGTCCCCGCGCCAGACCGCGCAGCGCGAGCTGGGCGAGGAGCTCGGGCTCGACCTGCCGGTCGGGCGGCTGATCTGCGTCGATCATCTCGCCGCCACCCCGCGCCGGGCGGACGCGCTGCGGTTCCTGTTCGCTGTGGACGGTCCGCCGATCCCGGTGGACGCGCTCGCGCTACAGGCCGAGGAGATCCGCTCGGCCCGGTACTGCACAGCCGCCGAGGTCGCCGAGCGGGCCGCGGCTCGGCTGGCCCGCCGGATCGCCGCCTGCCTGGCCGCCCCGCACCTGCCCGTCTACCTGGAGGACGGCGACCCCGCCGGGTGA
- a CDS encoding ABC transporter ATP-binding protein: MPARHAARDGSTVAGGGSTVAGGGSAATRRVVRRLRPLVRPERGVLLGAAALLLAGTAAETVTVWLFGRLTDRALVQGSPREFCAPAAVWLAVAIAGGMCGYAGHLLEARASGRLLGRLREAMLARLHVLSPTFFAQRPAGDLLTRFGSDVDAVDELVGTGLVQAVTTGCGVVCFTTAAFVLCWELALLACAAAPLHWLLTRRLAGRVRAVSHAERAAEGRIAAVAEENIAASALVQTHGMAAHELRRLRHHGAAWRDARFAAHRLAAANAVLASLLETVFVLAVLGVGSWEIATGRLTVGGLLSFAGFLGYLYGPLQELGELVVAVGSAVAAGERIAEVLDHPAEVADAPDARPLGRVRGHLRFEHVHLTYPDALGPALDGVSFALRPSELTVLTGGSGAGKSTVTRLLTRLHDPSAGRILLDGHDLRRVTLASLRRAVTVVAQDSPLVDGTLWENIAWGEPDADPARVAAAARAAGVDGFAARLPDGYDTPLGQSGRRLSGGQRRRVTLARGLLRDSPVLVLDEPTAGLDDTAAEPLLRTLRRLAADRTVLVITHDLRLAARADHLVVLDRGRLARPASESLFGPDGLTITGNVRP, encoded by the coding sequence ATGCCGGCGCGACACGCCGCACGCGACGGGTCGACCGTGGCAGGCGGCGGGTCGACCGTGGCAGGCGGCGGGTCCGCCGCGACCCGCCGGGTGGTGCGCCGGCTGCGTCCCCTGGTCCGTCCCGAGCGCGGTGTGCTGCTCGGCGCGGCGGCGCTGCTGCTCGCCGGCACGGCCGCGGAGACGGTCACGGTGTGGCTCTTCGGCCGGCTCACCGACCGGGCGCTCGTCCAGGGTTCCCCCCGGGAGTTCTGTGCCCCGGCGGCGGTGTGGCTGGCCGTCGCCATCGCCGGCGGCATGTGCGGCTACGCGGGCCATCTCCTGGAGGCGAGGGCGTCAGGACGGTTGCTGGGACGGCTGCGCGAGGCGATGCTCGCCCGCCTGCACGTGCTCTCGCCGACCTTCTTCGCCCAGCGGCCGGCCGGCGACCTGCTGACCCGGTTCGGCTCGGACGTGGACGCCGTCGACGAGCTCGTCGGCACCGGTCTGGTCCAGGCCGTCACCACCGGCTGCGGCGTGGTGTGCTTCACCACGGCCGCCTTCGTCCTGTGCTGGGAGCTCGCGCTGCTGGCCTGCGCGGCGGCGCCGCTGCACTGGCTGCTCACCCGCCGGCTAGCGGGCCGGGTGCGGGCGGTGTCGCACGCCGAGCGGGCCGCCGAGGGCCGCATCGCCGCCGTCGCCGAGGAGAACATCGCGGCCAGCGCCCTGGTTCAGACCCACGGGATGGCGGCCCACGAGCTGCGCCGGCTGCGCCACCACGGTGCCGCCTGGCGCGACGCCCGGTTCGCCGCCCACCGGCTCGCTGCGGCGAACGCCGTGCTGGCCAGCCTGCTGGAGACCGTCTTCGTGCTGGCCGTCCTCGGCGTGGGCAGCTGGGAGATCGCCACTGGGCGGCTGACCGTCGGCGGCCTGCTGTCCTTCGCCGGCTTTCTCGGCTACCTGTACGGCCCGCTGCAGGAGCTCGGTGAGCTCGTCGTGGCGGTCGGCTCGGCGGTGGCCGCCGGGGAGCGGATCGCCGAGGTGCTCGACCACCCCGCCGAGGTGGCCGACGCTCCGGACGCCCGACCGCTGGGGCGCGTCCGTGGCCATCTCCGGTTCGAGCACGTGCACCTGACCTATCCGGACGCGCTCGGGCCGGCGCTGGACGGCGTCTCGTTCGCCCTGCGCCCCAGCGAGCTGACGGTGCTTACCGGCGGCAGCGGCGCCGGGAAGTCGACGGTGACCAGGCTGCTGACTCGCCTGCACGACCCGTCGGCCGGACGGATCCTGCTTGACGGGCACGACCTGCGCCGCGTGACCCTGGCCTCGCTGCGCCGCGCCGTGACCGTGGTGGCCCAGGACAGCCCGCTCGTCGACGGGACGCTGTGGGAGAACATCGCCTGGGGCGAGCCGGACGCCGACCCCGCGCGTGTGGCCGCCGCCGCGCGGGCCGCCGGGGTGGACGGGTTCGCCGCCCGGCTGCCCGACGGTTACGACACGCCGCTCGGGCAGAGCGGCCGGCGGCTGTCCGGCGGCCAGCGACGGCGGGTCACGCTCGCGCGGGGGCTGCTGCGCGACTCCCCCGTCCTGGTCCTCGACGAGCCGACGGCGGGGCTCGACGACACCGCGGCCGAGCCGCTGCTGCGCACCCTGCGCCGGCTCGCCGCCGACCGGACCGTCCTGGTGATCACCCACGACCTGCGGCTGGCGGCCCGCGCCGACCACCTCGTCGTCCTCGACCGCGGCCGGCTGGCCCGGCCGGCCAGCGAGTCCCTGTTCGGGCCGGATGGCCTGACCATCACCGGTAACGTGCGGCCATGA
- a CDS encoding enoyl-CoA hydratase/isomerase family protein — MSPEFRTLKFERDGGVARITLNRPDAANGLNQEMSAELARAAAACDGDPSVRAVLLTATGRFFTAGGDVKEMADHGDRIGVEIKKLADDLHRAVSIFARMNAPLIIAVNGVAAGAGVSIVAAGDLVLAADSATFTMAYTNVGLSPDGSSSYTLPRLMGLRRTQEFMFLNRRLSAAEALEWGLVTRVVPAEELAGEATALAQRIAAGPADSHGAIKRLLVQTFANGLETQMELEAREIARSAVGDGREGITAFVEKRAPKFT; from the coding sequence ATGAGCCCGGAGTTCCGGACCCTGAAGTTCGAGCGTGACGGCGGGGTGGCCCGGATCACCCTGAACCGCCCCGACGCCGCGAACGGCCTCAACCAGGAGATGTCCGCGGAACTGGCCCGGGCGGCAGCCGCCTGCGACGGCGACCCGTCGGTCCGGGCCGTGCTGCTGACGGCGACCGGGCGTTTCTTCACCGCCGGCGGTGACGTGAAGGAGATGGCGGACCACGGCGACCGCATCGGTGTGGAAATCAAAAAGCTCGCCGACGACCTGCACCGGGCCGTGTCGATCTTCGCGCGGATGAACGCACCGCTGATCATCGCCGTCAACGGGGTCGCCGCGGGTGCGGGGGTCAGCATCGTCGCCGCCGGCGACCTGGTTCTCGCGGCGGATTCCGCCACCTTCACCATGGCCTACACCAATGTGGGGCTCAGCCCGGACGGCAGTTCCTCCTACACGCTGCCCCGTTTGATGGGGCTGCGCCGCACGCAGGAGTTCATGTTCCTCAACCGTCGGCTCTCCGCTGCCGAGGCGCTCGAATGGGGGCTGGTCACCAGGGTGGTGCCGGCCGAGGAGCTCGCCGGTGAGGCGACGGCGCTGGCGCAGCGGATCGCGGCGGGGCCGGCCGACTCGCACGGGGCCATCAAGCGCCTGCTGGTGCAGACGTTCGCCAACGGCCTGGAGACGCAGATGGAGCTGGAGGCGCGCGAGATCGCGCGTAGCGCGGTCGGCGACGGCCGGGAGGGCATCACGGCCTTCGTCGAGAAGCGCGCCCCGAAGTTCACCTGA
- the nudC gene encoding NAD(+) diphosphatase, translated as MTDFGLVRPPVLAGAALLRDEPLRQDTGRQKEGWASARVVLVDEEGRSPVRWGPRVEGLGIGAVSGVDDADAGPRLWTRAATEIAGSPPPDALLLGEADGVAYWAVRGGADQVAAGDDGVRWLTLFSVGAELGARDAALLAAAVALLNWHGRALFCARDGSPTRLANAGWARVCEAQHHEEYPRTDPAVICLVHDGADRMLLGRHRAWPAGRFSVLAGFVEAGESLEACVAREIGEEVGLDVTDIRYLGSQAWPFPRSLMLGFHAVADPAQPLRLDEAEISEAVWVTRDEVRQALARGDDWAVADDAPATDSPPPIRLPGRMSIARTMIDSWSAAG; from the coding sequence GTGACTGACTTCGGGCTGGTTCGGCCGCCTGTGCTGGCGGGGGCCGCCCTACTGCGGGACGAGCCGCTGCGGCAGGACACCGGGCGGCAGAAGGAGGGCTGGGCGTCGGCTCGGGTCGTCCTCGTCGACGAGGAGGGCCGCAGCCCCGTGCGGTGGGGGCCGCGGGTCGAAGGACTCGGCATCGGTGCGGTCTCCGGCGTTGACGACGCGGACGCCGGCCCTCGGCTGTGGACGCGGGCGGCGACGGAGATCGCCGGTTCGCCGCCGCCGGACGCGCTGCTGCTCGGCGAGGCCGACGGGGTCGCGTACTGGGCGGTGCGCGGTGGCGCGGACCAGGTGGCGGCCGGCGACGACGGGGTCCGGTGGCTCACCCTGTTCTCGGTCGGCGCGGAGCTCGGCGCGCGCGACGCGGCGCTGCTGGCGGCGGCGGTCGCCCTGCTGAACTGGCACGGCCGAGCCCTGTTCTGCGCCCGCGACGGCTCGCCGACCCGGCTGGCCAACGCCGGCTGGGCACGCGTCTGCGAGGCGCAGCACCACGAGGAGTACCCGCGGACGGACCCGGCGGTGATCTGCCTGGTGCACGACGGCGCGGATCGGATGCTGCTCGGCCGGCACCGGGCCTGGCCGGCGGGGCGGTTCTCGGTGCTGGCCGGCTTCGTCGAGGCGGGCGAGTCGCTGGAGGCGTGCGTGGCGCGCGAGATCGGCGAGGAGGTCGGGCTCGACGTCACCGACATCCGCTACCTCGGCAGCCAGGCCTGGCCGTTCCCGCGGTCGCTGATGCTCGGCTTCCACGCGGTGGCCGATCCCGCCCAGCCGCTGCGCCTGGACGAGGCGGAGATCAGCGAGGCGGTGTGGGTGACCCGCGACGAGGTACGGCAGGCTCTGGCCCGCGGCGACGACTGGGCCGTCGCGGACGACGCGCCTGCGACCGACTCCCCGCCCCCGATCCGCCTGCCTGGCCGGATGTCCATCGCCCGCACCATGATCGACTCCTGGTCCGCCGCCGGCTGA